Within the Emticicia oligotrophica DSM 17448 genome, the region CGACGCAGGTTTTTGGATTATGTGTAAAACTTCAAACCTTACTGAGGAAGAGGCTCTCAAAACAATTGCTCCCATGCAGAGTTTGATGGGCTTGGCGGGCGTAATTCTGACAATGATAGCCGCTTGGATTTTCCCGATGGTGTAGAGAGCTGGTGATTGGTAAATTGGGGATTGGGTTTTAAGGATAAAAAATATAACAGTAACAAATAACCAATTGCTAATCGACCAGTAAACTAATATACCAATCCACCAATAACCAATAAACCAGAAAAAATGCAAAACATAGCAATAAAAACAACACCTAACGATAATGTAGCCATTGTAGCAAATCCAGCAGGTTTGAAGCGTGGGGCAATTGTGTTAGACGGAGTCGTGCTCGAAGAAGATATTCCGATGGGACATAAAGTGGCCTTAAAGTCTTTTGATGAAGGAGATGAGGTGATTCGCTATGGGCAAATTATTGGTTATGCAAACAGATTTATCGAAAAAGGAAGTTGGATAAACGAAAGTAATATTAGCTTGCCACAACCGCCAAAGTTAGAGGATATTAACTATATTCAACTGTCTTTTGAGGAGAAAATAGAGTTGGAATTAGAACAATATACCTTCCAAGGTTACCGAAATCCCGATGGTAGTGTAGGTACAAAGAATATTCTTGGAATAACCACCAGCGTGCAATGTGTAGCAGGAATTACGAATTTCATTGAAAATAAAATCAGAAAAGAATTACTACCCTTATATCCCAATGTCGATGACGTAGTAGCTTTCAATCATAGTTATGGTTGTGGAATTGCCATTGATGCACCAGCTGCTATTATTCCGATTCGCACAATCAAACACATTGCTCAAAACCCAAATTTTGGTGGTGAAATCATGATTATTGGTTTAGGTTGTGAGAAATTAAGACCAGAAAGATTGTTGCCCGATGATGATGGGCTTCGACTTCACTCTGCCCACGGAACGGATACCGAGCGAAGTCGAAGTATTCTTTATTTACAAGATGAATCTTTCGAGGGTTTTTATGAAATGGTTGATGGCATTATGGAAATGGCCGAAAAACATTTGCAAAAGCTCAACCAACGGAAACGAGAAATTTGCTCAGTAGCTGATTTAGTGGTGGGAATGCAATGCGGAGGCAGTGATGCTTTTTCGGGTTTGACGGGTAATCCAGTGGCTGGTTTTGCGGCGGATTTAATTGTAAAAGGCGGAGGAACAGTTTTTTTCTCAGAAGTTACCGAAGTGCGTGATGCCGTACATTTGCTTGTTCCTCGCTGTGAAAATGCCGAAGTTGCCC harbors:
- the garD gene encoding galactarate dehydratase, whose amino-acid sequence is MQNIAIKTTPNDNVAIVANPAGLKRGAIVLDGVVLEEDIPMGHKVALKSFDEGDEVIRYGQIIGYANRFIEKGSWINESNISLPQPPKLEDINYIQLSFEEKIELELEQYTFQGYRNPDGSVGTKNILGITTSVQCVAGITNFIENKIRKELLPLYPNVDDVVAFNHSYGCGIAIDAPAAIIPIRTIKHIAQNPNFGGEIMIIGLGCEKLRPERLLPDDDGLRLHSAHGTDTERSRSILYLQDESFEGFYEMVDGIMEMAEKHLQKLNQRKREICSVADLVVGMQCGGSDAFSGLTGNPVAGFAADLIVKGGGTVFFSEVTEVRDAVHLLVPRCENAEVAQKLKDEMAWYDNYLSQGQADRSANTTPGNKGGGLSNIVEKALGSVVKSGTSTIVDVVSPGEKLRKKGLNFVATPASDFACGTLQLAAGMNMHVFITGRGTPYGLNMVPVIKVSSNSKLANRWHDLIDFDAGPVAFGQKTIEEMGWELFHLILEIASGNKKVATDKLGLYNDLVLFNPGPLT